A segment of the Sulfolobales archaeon genome:
GACAGTAATTATGTTCTTATAACAGGGCCTAAGGAGATCACGGGTGTTAAGAGAAGAAGAGTAAATATAGATCATATCGAGCCCACAGAGAAAAAGATCTCTATACAGAAAGGCGCATCGGATCAAGAGGTTATTGAGGCTATTAAAAGAGAAGGGCTCGAAGAATATATGAAGGAAAGGATCAAGGTACAACCAACAAGGCTTATAATGGTAGTCAAAAGCTAGCCCCTTTTCACGATATTCCTACAAACAGTTTTACTTTTGTGACTGGGGTAGAAATAATTAAATTATGGCTCTCTGTATTAAGCTGTGTCTTTCTATACCTCTTAGTACTATTTATAGGTGAACACAGAATGTCTATCCAAGCCATATCTCCTTAATGCCATATCACTCTCTTTAGAGTGAAAACTTAGAAACGAGGGATACCTAAATCATTGTGACCCTGGGCTTTCCAGAGCCTTAGGCGATAAGCTTACGGTGAGGTGACACGGGAAGACCGTGATGAACTAGTAGTATCTAACACATGAAGGTAGGGCTCGAATGAACAGTAGCCTAGATAGCCTCTTCTACTCTAGATGACTAGGTTTTCAACTTTGTATATAATGTACTAATATAGAGGAAGATCTAGATTTTTAGATAGCTAGCATAAGGCTTTTTCAGCAAAGATCCTCCTTATGGGACCTGATCTCTTGCATATCCTCCTTATAACCTCTTCAACAGGTGTGTCACCGCTAAACCCCTCCTTGAAATATACACCTGTCCTTCCATGCTCATCCCTCCTAGTAAGCACTCTAACCCTTT
Coding sequences within it:
- a CDS encoding 50S ribosomal protein L14e, encoding MPAIEVGRICVKLRGREAGKKCVIVDIIDSNYVLITGPKEITGVKRRRVNIDHIEPTEKKISIQKGASDQEVIEAIKREGLEEYMKERIKVQPTRLIMVVKS